The genomic region GTGCGGTGCGCGCCGCCGCCCGGGAGGCCTTCGTGCACGGGCTGACCGATGTGCTGATCGGCTGTGGCGCGGTGGCCGCGCTCGGCGCCGTGGCCGGGTTCCTCCTGATCCGCACCCGCGACCTGCACGAGAGCGCGCTGGCGGGCGCCGAGCTGGGCGGTCACTGAGCAGGCCGGTCGCTGAGCCGCCAGGTCACTGAGCCGGCCGGTCGCTGAGCCGCCAGGTCACTGAGCCGGTCGGTCGCTGAGCCGCCCGGACCGGTTCGACGGGAACGCTCGGGTTCCGCAGGGTCGGTATCGCCGATAATGGATGTCCCGACGGATGGGAGACCCCTCGATGACCCTGCGCCGCGACTTCCCGCTGGCCGACCACACCGGCGTGCTGCTCTTCAAGGCCGGGATGCTGATCCAGGAAGAGGCCGACCTGGCCCTGCAGGCCGCCGGGTTCAAGCTGCGCGACTTCCTGGTGCTGGCCGCGCTGGCCGGCGGCGCCGAGCTCTCCCAGCAGGACCTCAGCCAGTTGATCAACCTCGACCCGACCACCGTGGTCGCACTGATCGACGAGCTGGAGCGGGCCGGGCACGTCGAGCGGCGGCGCAACCCGGCCGACCGGCGCCGGTACATCCTGCGGCTGACCGACGAGGGGCGGGCCGCGCTGGTGGAGGCCGAGCAGGTGGCGGAGGAGGCCGAGCGGGCCTTCTTCGCCCGCCTGCCCGCCGGCAGCCGCGAGCAGCTGCACGAGATGCTCGGCGGCCTGCTGGCGCACCGCTGGCCGGACGCGGTCTGCACCTGAGCGACCGGGCGGCCGGGGCCGACAGGCAAAAACGGA from Kitasatospora azatica KCTC 9699 harbors:
- a CDS encoding MarR family winged helix-turn-helix transcriptional regulator: MGDPSMTLRRDFPLADHTGVLLFKAGMLIQEEADLALQAAGFKLRDFLVLAALAGGAELSQQDLSQLINLDPTTVVALIDELERAGHVERRRNPADRRRYILRLTDEGRAALVEAEQVAEEAERAFFARLPAGSREQLHEMLGGLLAHRWPDAVCT